In a genomic window of Thermosynechococcus sp. CL-1:
- the recJ gene encoding single-stranded-DNA-specific exonuclease RecJ yields MPISPRRIMGALPQQRWLLPPIDPESCDALRQALGCPASLAEIYLRRGLTTPTAVRAFLEPETLELPPPNTVFPDLDLAVELLQRAIARGDKMTICGDYDADGMTSTALLLRALRHLGADIDYEIPSRMQEGYGINERIVQDCYERGVKLILTVDNGIAAHQPILKARELGLTVIVTDHHDVPEQLPPAHAILNPKLVPPASPYHTLAGVGMAYTLALSLAQRLGNWRELVRPLRELCTLGTIADLAPLTGVNRRWVKQGLQTIPTSSLVGVQALMRVAGCLPAQDAALKPTVVGFRLGPRINAIGRIGDPQVVIDLLTTEDPQRALELATLCEATNHRRQELCAEIERQAIAHLEETGFDPQQEWVLVIVQPDWHHGVIGIVASRLVERYGVPVFIGTYEDETTIRGSIRSIPEFHVFEALEATKDLLLKYGGHRAAGGFSLRAEHLATWRDRLRAFAQTCLKPEDLRPLVTLDAEVSFEQLTWDFYAQVEQLQPFGSENPQPIFCSRGVKILEQAPMGQQREHLQLTLEQNGRQMTAKAWRWGQFFPLPTTVDIAYHLTAHTWNGETQLELELKGVKLSLAWYVPNPPSHPLPHWQPLPPLTTLLPQLRDNVLLYGYGRPEVPPNLTTAAIHYDRPRDRCRTLILWSLPPSATHLRWLLAIAQPEMVYVGCQRPAIAPLTTLILSIQNDLKEQTTVNLLALSQTYWIAPCTLVAILRHLGYGCEGFAPTLSITAELTRLQRWYQLQAKDLARLAQRWGTS; encoded by the coding sequence TTGCCTATCTCCCCCCGCCGCATCATGGGTGCCCTTCCCCAGCAACGTTGGCTCTTGCCACCAATTGATCCCGAGTCTTGTGACGCCTTGAGGCAGGCCTTGGGTTGTCCCGCATCACTGGCGGAAATTTATCTGCGGCGGGGTCTCACGACTCCCACAGCCGTCCGGGCGTTTCTTGAACCCGAAACCCTAGAGCTACCGCCTCCCAATACCGTCTTTCCTGACCTTGATTTAGCGGTGGAATTGTTGCAACGGGCGATCGCCCGCGGTGACAAAATGACCATTTGTGGCGATTACGATGCTGATGGCATGACCAGTACCGCTCTGCTGTTGCGTGCGCTGCGCCATCTAGGCGCCGACATTGACTATGAGATTCCCTCGCGGATGCAGGAAGGCTACGGCATCAATGAGCGGATTGTTCAAGACTGCTACGAGCGCGGTGTGAAACTGATTCTCACGGTGGACAACGGCATTGCTGCCCACCAGCCCATTCTCAAGGCACGGGAACTGGGACTGACGGTGATCGTGACGGATCACCACGATGTACCGGAGCAACTGCCCCCTGCCCATGCCATTCTCAATCCAAAACTGGTGCCGCCAGCATCCCCCTACCATACCCTCGCTGGGGTGGGAATGGCCTATACCCTTGCTCTGTCCCTAGCACAGCGACTGGGCAACTGGCGCGAACTGGTGCGACCCTTGCGAGAACTGTGTACCTTGGGCACGATTGCGGATCTGGCGCCCTTGACGGGAGTGAATCGCCGCTGGGTCAAGCAGGGGTTGCAAACAATTCCCACCTCTTCTCTTGTGGGGGTGCAAGCGCTGATGCGGGTGGCGGGTTGTTTGCCTGCTCAGGATGCTGCTCTCAAGCCGACGGTGGTGGGGTTTCGCTTGGGGCCGCGCATCAATGCCATTGGCCGCATTGGCGATCCCCAAGTGGTAATTGACCTGCTGACCACAGAAGATCCGCAGCGTGCTCTGGAATTGGCCACCCTCTGCGAGGCAACGAACCACCGCCGTCAGGAACTCTGTGCTGAAATTGAGAGACAGGCGATCGCCCACCTTGAAGAGACGGGCTTTGATCCCCAACAGGAGTGGGTCTTAGTGATCGTCCAGCCCGACTGGCACCATGGGGTCATTGGCATTGTTGCCTCGCGGCTTGTGGAGCGCTACGGCGTACCGGTGTTTATTGGCACCTATGAAGATGAGACAACCATTCGCGGCTCAATTCGCAGTATTCCTGAATTCCATGTCTTTGAAGCCCTTGAAGCAACCAAGGATCTGCTCTTGAAATATGGCGGTCATAGGGCAGCCGGGGGGTTTAGCCTACGGGCGGAGCATTTAGCGACTTGGCGCGATCGCCTGCGAGCCTTTGCCCAAACCTGTCTCAAACCAGAGGATCTGCGTCCCCTTGTTACCCTTGATGCCGAAGTCTCCTTTGAGCAGCTGACGTGGGACTTTTACGCCCAAGTGGAGCAACTGCAACCCTTTGGCAGTGAGAATCCGCAGCCAATTTTCTGTAGTCGCGGGGTCAAGATTCTCGAACAAGCACCCATGGGTCAGCAGCGGGAACATCTGCAACTCACCCTAGAGCAGAATGGGCGGCAGATGACCGCTAAGGCTTGGCGGTGGGGACAATTTTTTCCGTTGCCCACCACGGTCGATATTGCCTATCACCTCACAGCCCACACTTGGAATGGCGAAACCCAGTTGGAACTCGAACTCAAGGGGGTCAAACTCTCACTGGCGTGGTACGTCCCTAATCCGCCCAGTCACCCGCTTCCCCATTGGCAACCCCTACCGCCTTTGACAACGCTCCTGCCACAGTTGCGGGACAATGTCTTGCTCTATGGCTATGGCCGCCCTGAGGTTCCCCCGAACTTAACCACAGCAGCCATTCACTACGATCGCCCCCGCGATCGCTGTCGCACCCTCATTCTCTGGTCACTGCCGCCCTCTGCCACCCACTTGCGTTGGCTCTTGGCCATTGCCCAACCAGAAATGGTCTATGTAGGGTGCCAACGACCGGCGATCGCTCCGCTGACAACCCTCATCCTTTCAATTCAAAATGACCTTAAAGAACAGACTACGGTGAATCTTTTAGCCTTGAGTCAAACCTATTGGATTGCCCCCTGTACGCTTGTAGCGATCCTGCGCCATTTGGGCTATGGCTGCGAAGGATTTGCCCCCACCCTGAGCATTACCGCCGAACTGACACGATTGCAACGCTGGTATCAGCTGCAAGCCAAGGATTTGGCACGGCTAGCGCAAAGGTGGGGGACTTCCTAA